AGAAGCAGATGGGGCTTTCACTGCGTGATTATCGTAGCAACTATCAGTTCCATACCGCGATCTCACTGATGCGTGATGCGAAATGTAGCTTGGCAGATGTGGCTGAGTTGAGTGGTTTTAATTCGCAGTCGGTGTTTACACGTTTTATTCGACGCATGGCGGGCTGCACGCCCCGTGAACTGTGTCGGCAAGTCCGCGAAGGTCGCTATGAACAGAGCTCAGAGTGAGCTCAGAAATGCGCATCACTCTTCTGGATTGGCACCGTAGAGGCCTACGCCCAATTCGCCGGCGATGAAGCGGATCGCCTTCATCGCTTTGATTGAATTGCCTGCTTGATTGACGCGTGGCGAAAAGGCAGCAATTGCAAATTGTCCGGGCACGATGGCCACGATGCCTCCGCCGACTCCTGTCTTGGCGGGCAGGCCAGCACTGTACATCCATGCGCCGGACTCGTCGTAAAAGCCTGCGGTTGCCATAAGTGCCAACAGTTCGGGCACATGCCTACTATTGAGGACGAGCTTCCCAGTCAATGGATTGGTGCCTGCATTGGCTAAAGTTGCGCCCATGATGGCGAGGTCCTTGGTGTTGACCCCCAGAGAGCATTGTTGAGTGTAGACGCGCAATGCTTGCTCGGGATCCGAGTAGAGGCGATTGTAGTTATAGAGTAGGTTGGCGATGGCGCGATTACTCCATGCGGTCTCATATTCGGATTGGTAGACTTCGTCTAGTAAGGGCAATTCAGTGCCTGCGAAATTTTCGAGATTCTCTTTGATTTGTGCCCAACGGTCGCTTTCGGACTCAGCCTGAATGAGGCTAACCGCTGCGATCGCGCCGGCATTTACGAGAGGGTTGGCTGAACGTTGCTCATAGAGCTCTAGAGCCATTTTGGAATTGAAGGGGAGGCCCGTGGGTTCGACGCCGATCTTATCCAGCAATGCTTGTGGGCCCATTTGCTGCATGACTAGGGCCGCCGTAAATGGCTTGGATACGGATTGGATGGAAAATTTGTAATCGATGTCTCCTGCGGTAAATAGCTGGCCGTCCTTGGTGGCGATGACGACGCCAAATAGATCACTGGGTACTGTCGCTAGAATGGGAATATAATCTGCGTTGGCACCATCCTGTAAGTCTTTGTATTTGGAGTAGGCGACATCGACCACGTTTTGTAGGTCGAGTTTGTCGGTGCCCACCTGCCTTGATTCCGCGAGTTGTGTGGCGCCGGCGATTAGCTTGGCCGCGTGGCAAGTCTGCGCACTCAGTAGGGCCAGTAAAATGAGGGCGTTCAATTGTTTCCAGTAGGATTTCCAGTTGAGTGGCTGGCGGGGCGGCGTATTTGAAGGTAATTTCATCCCCGCACTAAAACAATCTTGGTTCTAGAGGCGAAGAGAAAATTGGAGCTAGATCAACCTTGCAAGAGCAGTTAGAAGACAGATGTCAGCACTTAGGGGTATTATTATTTTAAAACCAACTGGCAGGATCTAGTTGATAGAAAGTTTCCAGTTCTTGATAGAGCTCGGGCTGCTTCTTTTTAAGTTGTCGCGGCTTTTCGAAGAAGGTCTCCGTGGCGACAGCAAAGTATTCGGCGGGATTGGTGGCACCGTAGGGATCGAGCAGGGTCTTCTGGCGGTGTCGGACTCGGTCGATGAATCTATTACAATGTTCGCCCAGGACCTTGGCCCAGGTCTGGTAGGCCTCTTGACTTGGCAACAAGGGCACGCCGTCGGTATCGCCATCGCGTGAGTCGAGTTGATGGGCAAATTCGTGGAAGGTCACGTTATGTCCATCATAGATGTTCTCTGCGCCCCGTCGGACCGAATCCCAGGCGAGTATGACCGTGCCATTGGCCCACGATTCACCTAGGCATTTGACTTCGCGGCTAATGATGGTGCCGCCAGGGCCGATTGTTTCGGAAGTGGTGGTGAATGCGCTCGGGTAGAGTAGCACGGTATTGAGTTCCGGATAGGGGCGCTCTGTGTGGTTGAGCACGAGAAGGCACGCTTGCGCGGATACGGTGAGGATCATCTCATCGTCCAGTTCCAGGCCATTGCAGCCCTCGAAAAAGGTGCTGGCTACGAATTGCCCAATCTTTTGATGCAGTCGCTCGCGTAATTCCAGTGGGAGCAGAGGGTAGAGCGGTAGATTTGTTTGTAGGTAGCGGACCCATTCGTCCTTAAAAACGATCTCGGCAGGGGCATCGGTGAAGAAGTCTTGGAGTTTTTCTAGTAGGCTCATTGGGGCGGTAATGAAGTCAATTTTCGCGTAGAGGGCGAATGAAAAAGCCCCGCTCGTTGGAGCGGGGCTTGGAGATGATTCGTGATGGTGATTACCAGCTGTAGTTCGCGGTCACGCCGAAGGTTCGGGGATCGGCCAAACTTTCGTAGCGTTTGATTCCACCGTCCAAATTGTTAAAATAGAATATGCGCTTGGTATACTCTTCATCGAATAAGTTTTTAGCCCAGAGGGTGACAGTCCAATTATCCCATCGGTAACCTAGGGCTGCATTGACGACGGCAAATGAGTCGCGTTTTTCGTTATGGCTATTGGATTCGTAATAATCATCTTTGGCGACTATCTGGGCGTTGCCAAAGAAGCCATCGCCGCGATCATAGGCAAGTCCAACGCTATAGGAATAGCTGGGG
The nucleotide sequence above comes from Coraliomargarita algicola. Encoded proteins:
- the glsA gene encoding glutaminase A; protein product: MKLPSNTPPRQPLNWKSYWKQLNALILLALLSAQTCHAAKLIAGATQLAESRQVGTDKLDLQNVVDVAYSKYKDLQDGANADYIPILATVPSDLFGVVIATKDGQLFTAGDIDYKFSIQSVSKPFTAALVMQQMGPQALLDKIGVEPTGLPFNSKMALELYEQRSANPLVNAGAIAAVSLIQAESESDRWAQIKENLENFAGTELPLLDEVYQSEYETAWSNRAIANLLYNYNRLYSDPEQALRVYTQQCSLGVNTKDLAIMGATLANAGTNPLTGKLVLNSRHVPELLALMATAGFYDESGAWMYSAGLPAKTGVGGGIVAIVPGQFAIAAFSPRVNQAGNSIKAMKAIRFIAGELGVGLYGANPEE
- a CDS encoding zinc-dependent peptidase; translation: MSLLEKLQDFFTDAPAEIVFKDEWVRYLQTNLPLYPLLPLELRERLHQKIGQFVASTFFEGCNGLELDDEMILTVSAQACLLVLNHTERPYPELNTVLLYPSAFTTTSETIGPGGTIISREVKCLGESWANGTVILAWDSVRRGAENIYDGHNVTFHEFAHQLDSRDGDTDGVPLLPSQEAYQTWAKVLGEHCNRFIDRVRHRQKTLLDPYGATNPAEYFAVATETFFEKPRQLKKKQPELYQELETFYQLDPASWF